Within Buchnera aphidicola (Takecallis arundicolens), the genomic segment TATTTTCAGTATAATGCAAAAAAACAGTAATAAAAAAATAAATATACAAAGTAAAAAAATAAAAAATACAATGCGTCATATACTTCCTCTTTATAAGAATAATTTTCAAGATGAAGAAAAATATATGATTAAAAATATATTAACTTTAACAGAACGATCTATTCGAAGTATTATGACCCCTAGAAAAAAAATTATATGGATTAATACAGTCAATCATGTTAATAACATTAAAATACAATTATTAAATACACCTCATAGTATATTCCCATTATGTAAAGATACATTAGATAATATGATTGGAATAATTCAATTAAAAGAATTATTAATACATTTTGATTATCATAAATTTGATATTAAAAAATTTCCTATACTAAAATCACCAATTATAGTATTAGATACTGTAAATCCAATTCATGTAATTGGGACTTTAAAACATACAAAAAGTAATATTATTATTGTAACAAATAAATTTGGTATTATACAAGGATTAATTACTCCCTTAGATATTTTAGAAACAATTACAGGAAAATTTTCAAAAATTAATTCAAATAAATAAATTATTATAAAAAATACATTAATTTATAAATATATCAATAAAATAATAGTAAAAGTTTAAAAAATAATAAATATAAAAATCTTATTGCATATTGAATGATAAAAAACATAATCAGGTTATTAAAATAATGCACAATACAAAACATCATAATATATTATCTATTGATTGTTCCTTACAACATAATGTAATTGCTATATTATATAACAACATCCTTTATTATAAAATTGATCAATGTCATAAAAATCACGAAAAAAATATTTTAACAACACTTAATAGTTTGTTAACTATAAATCATATAACAATAAAAAATTTTAAAATTCTTTCTTTTTTTATTGGACCTGGAAGTTTTACTGGAATTAGATTAAGTGCAAGTATTGCTCAAGGATTATCAATCCCACATAATATTAATCTAATTGGGATTTCCACCTTAAAAATACTTGCAGAACAAGCATGGCGTTTATACCAAATAAAAAAAGTTATTGTGTGTAATATTGCTAATAAAACAAAATTATATTGGGTTCAATATAAAAAAAATGAAAAACATGATTGGATAGGTAAAGAATTATTATTAACTATACATCAAGCATATGAAAAAATTTATTCCTTGCAAGAAATATGGTATATGGTTGGATCCGGAATTTTTTATTTTCAAAATATAAAAAATCCATTTTTATATATTAAAAATATTAATACATCTTATGCACAAGATATGATTAAATTAACACAAATAGAAGATAAAAAAAGTAATTTTTTATTATTAGAAAATATCCACTTAAATTATTTAAACAACCCAAGTTATATAAAAAATAAAAAAATATAACAAACTACATATTTTCACTTATAAAATAAAATATATGTAGTTGCATTATACATGATGATTAAATAGTTGATTTTAATTGATAAAAATTTGGTATTTTTTTTTCATATTGAATAATTTTATCTTCATGTTTCAATGTTACATCAATATTATCTAGCCCTTGTAATAAACAAGAACGATAAAAATTATCAATTTCGAAAAAATATTTTTTATCGAGAATTATCAATTCATTATTTTTTAAATTAATAGTAGCTTGTATACCAGGTTTTTTATAAATCATATTAAAAATATTATTCACTTTATTTTCAGATAATGTAATTAATAACAAATGATTGTTAAAACTATTACTGTAAAAAATATCTGCAAAATTTGGAGCAATAATAGCACGAAAACCATAATCTAATAAAGCCCATACTGCATGTTCTCTAGATGAACCACAACCAAAATTATTTCTTGTAATTAAAATACTACATTGAAAATAATTTGGTTTATTCAAAACGAAATTTGTATCTAAAGTATGTATGTTACCCTTAATAAATCGCCAATTATAAAATAAACTTTCTGAAAATCCAGTTTTATCAATTTTTTGTAAAAATTGTTTTGGTATAATAGCATCAGTATCAACATTAGAGATATCTAAAGGTGCTATAATACCAGTATGACTAATAAATTTTTTCAATATTTAACTCCAAAAAAACGTTATATATTATTTTATTTTTCTAATATCTTTAAATTTACCAAATAATGCAGCAACTGCTGCCATAGCAGGACTAACTAAATGTGTACGACCTCTATGACCTTGCCGATGTTCAAAATTACGATTACTTGTTGAAGCACATCTATCCTCAGGATTTAATTGATCATCATTCATTCCTAAGCACATTGAACAACCAGGCAGCCTCCATTCAAATCCAGCATGAATAAAAATTTTATCTAACCCTTCTTTTTCAGCTTGTTTTTT encodes:
- the tsaB gene encoding tRNA (adenosine(37)-N6)-threonylcarbamoyltransferase complex dimerization subunit type 1 TsaB gives rise to the protein MHNTKHHNILSIDCSLQHNVIAILYNNILYYKIDQCHKNHEKNILTTLNSLLTINHITIKNFKILSFFIGPGSFTGIRLSASIAQGLSIPHNINLIGISTLKILAEQAWRLYQIKKVIVCNIANKTKLYWVQYKKNEKHDWIGKELLLTIHQAYEKIYSLQEIWYMVGSGIFYFQNIKNPFLYIKNINTSYAQDMIKLTQIEDKKSNFLLLENIHLNYLNNPSYIKNKKI
- the leuD gene encoding 3-isopropylmalate dehydratase small subunit; its protein translation is MKKFISHTGIIAPLDISNVDTDAIIPKQFLQKIDKTGFSESLFYNWRFIKGNIHTLDTNFVLNKPNYFQCSILITRNNFGCGSSREHAVWALLDYGFRAIIAPNFADIFYSNSFNNHLLLITLSENKVNNIFNMIYKKPGIQATINLKNNELIILDKKYFFEIDNFYRSCLLQGLDNIDVTLKHEDKIIQYEKKIPNFYQLKSTI